In a genomic window of uncultured Sphaerochaeta sp.:
- a CDS encoding FUSC family protein produces the protein MKRALFNPVFLLYISKCLIGTVICYGFYKAFPQYYLSWSIVSLLLVLAPDWDSSISLPIARIKANITGALIGLFCFTLPFSQLANLCIGVVLTIAVCTIMRFPSSTRSALAALVIVLLQEMGKPMWSYALQRIFAVLLGCLVGLALTLLFHFGEQRWNKKKPLAETERQRA, from the coding sequence GCAAGTGCCTCATTGGTACGGTGATCTGCTACGGTTTTTACAAGGCCTTTCCCCAGTACTACCTCTCCTGGTCAATCGTCAGCCTTCTGCTCGTGCTTGCTCCCGACTGGGACAGCTCGATCAGCCTGCCCATCGCCAGGATCAAGGCGAATATCACCGGGGCCCTGATCGGCCTCTTCTGCTTCACCCTTCCCTTCAGCCAATTGGCCAACCTGTGCATCGGGGTGGTGCTCACCATTGCTGTCTGCACGATCATGCGCTTTCCCTCCTCCACAAGAAGTGCCCTTGCAGCCTTGGTGATCGTCTTGCTCCAGGAGATGGGAAAGCCCATGTGGTCATATGCGTTGCAGCGCATTTTTGCTGTTCTGCTCGGATGCTTGGTGGGCCTTGCCCTGACACTTCTCTTTCACTTTGGGGAGCAGAGGTGGAACAAGAAAAAGCCCCTTGCCGAAACAGAGCGGCAAAGGGCTTGA
- a CDS encoding KamA family protein, which produces MNRHTERIAELVAKMKADNPQIIDLFLDQKLEDAAMLALLREQTSAVMQQQYPKAWAYYTGEEQTEQDYYKLMSTSMAYLRLMDYLDNEGKSFEDMNLKGQTVISSPLLLLRKILLGQECSFTLDFLEDMAHLMAQLSGAEERIIPTRNQVQEWMERHPSGLDEQVIAWRVKNKDRIVDLLVHRIEHEEKKSSFYQFKEGMSKKEKRKQVLAWWKEDRFHLYYAIRSAEELNRYLDNSLDEKTMTIMEDAQKKGIPIFATPYFLSLIDTREPKEQEHEGSDLALRAYLFYSRDLVEEFGSIVAWEKEDIAKPGEPNAAGWLLPSHNVHRRYPNVAIFIPDTMGRACGGLCSYCQRMYDFQGGRFNFELEKLRPKKSWKEQLELNMEYFRTDPYLWDILITGGDAFMSSVKSLKSILDAVLEMAKKKREDNEKRSLEDQYAPMRRVRLGTKIPVYLPQRVTKELVEVLADFRIKAAEVGIDQCVVQTHISSAMEVTPETKKAVSRLLKAGWAVTNQQVFTVEASRRGHSAKLRKVLNDIGVLPYYTFSVKGFKENRELFATNARSTQEQVEESSIGQVAQRYHAVMRPFMSEASEMVEQIDIIRQGDEIPFIATDRNTLNLPGVGKSNTYRTIGLTEDGRRILRFEFDHTRPHSKVIEEMGSVIIIESKSIAQYLKQLEGLGEDSSEYATIWGYSAGSLEPRSPVFEGLTKT; this is translated from the coding sequence ATGAATAGACATACAGAACGCATTGCAGAACTTGTCGCCAAGATGAAGGCCGACAATCCTCAGATTATCGACTTGTTCCTTGACCAAAAGCTTGAAGATGCGGCTATGCTTGCACTGCTTCGTGAGCAAACTTCAGCTGTCATGCAGCAGCAGTATCCCAAAGCATGGGCATATTATACCGGTGAGGAACAGACAGAACAGGACTATTACAAACTCATGAGCACCTCCATGGCTTACCTACGGCTCATGGACTATCTCGACAACGAAGGCAAGAGCTTCGAGGACATGAACCTGAAAGGGCAGACCGTGATCTCATCACCCTTGTTGCTGCTTCGCAAGATCCTGCTGGGCCAGGAATGCTCCTTCACCCTCGATTTTCTTGAGGACATGGCTCATCTCATGGCGCAGCTCAGCGGGGCTGAGGAGCGCATCATTCCCACCCGAAACCAAGTGCAGGAGTGGATGGAACGCCATCCCAGCGGCTTGGATGAGCAGGTGATAGCCTGGAGAGTGAAGAACAAGGACCGGATCGTGGACCTGCTGGTTCACAGGATTGAGCATGAGGAGAAGAAGAGTTCCTTCTATCAGTTCAAGGAAGGGATGAGCAAGAAAGAGAAACGCAAGCAGGTCCTTGCGTGGTGGAAGGAGGACCGTTTTCACCTTTACTACGCCATCAGAAGTGCAGAGGAACTCAACCGGTATCTGGACAACAGCCTGGATGAGAAGACGATGACCATCATGGAGGATGCCCAGAAGAAGGGAATCCCCATATTCGCCACCCCGTATTTCCTTTCGCTCATCGATACCAGAGAGCCAAAGGAACAGGAACATGAAGGCAGCGACCTTGCCCTGCGTGCCTACCTGTTTTACAGCCGTGACCTTGTTGAGGAGTTCGGCTCCATCGTTGCCTGGGAGAAAGAGGACATTGCCAAACCGGGTGAACCCAATGCCGCCGGTTGGCTGCTTCCCTCCCACAATGTGCACCGACGCTATCCGAACGTAGCCATCTTCATTCCTGACACGATGGGAAGGGCGTGTGGAGGCCTGTGCTCCTACTGCCAGAGGATGTACGACTTCCAGGGAGGGCGTTTCAACTTCGAGCTGGAGAAGCTCAGACCGAAAAAGAGCTGGAAGGAACAGTTGGAACTGAACATGGAGTACTTCCGTACTGATCCCTACCTGTGGGACATCCTCATTACCGGTGGGGATGCCTTCATGAGCTCGGTAAAGTCGCTGAAAAGCATCCTCGATGCTGTGTTGGAGATGGCAAAAAAGAAGCGGGAGGATAACGAGAAGCGCAGTCTTGAGGATCAGTATGCTCCCATGCGACGTGTGCGTCTCGGGACCAAGATACCCGTCTACCTTCCCCAGCGTGTGACCAAGGAGCTGGTTGAGGTATTGGCCGACTTCCGCATCAAGGCAGCTGAAGTGGGCATTGACCAGTGTGTGGTGCAAACCCACATTTCTTCTGCCATGGAAGTAACCCCTGAGACAAAGAAGGCGGTTTCCAGATTGCTCAAAGCCGGCTGGGCGGTAACCAACCAGCAGGTGTTCACCGTGGAGGCAAGCAGAAGAGGACACTCAGCCAAACTGAGAAAAGTGCTCAATGACATTGGGGTGCTGCCTTACTACACCTTCTCGGTGAAGGGCTTCAAGGAGAATCGCGAGCTCTTTGCCACCAACGCGCGTTCCACCCAGGAACAGGTGGAGGAGAGCTCGATCGGCCAGGTTGCCCAGCGCTACCATGCCGTCATGAGACCGTTCATGAGTGAGGCATCCGAAATGGTCGAACAGATCGACATCATCCGCCAGGGTGATGAGATTCCGTTCATCGCCACCGACCGAAACACCCTCAACCTTCCAGGTGTAGGCAAGAGCAACACGTACCGCACCATCGGCCTCACTGAGGATGGAAGACGTATTCTCCGTTTTGAGTTTGACCATACCCGTCCCCACAGCAAAGTCATTGAGGAGATGGGATCGGTAATCATCATCGAATCGAAGTCGATAGCCCAATATCTGAAACAATTGGAAGGATTGGGTGAGGATAGCAGTGAATATGCCACCATTTGGGGATATTCTGCAGGAAGCCTGGAACCCAGGAGCCCCGTCTTTGAAGGATTGACCAAGACATGA
- a CDS encoding phosphatidylglycerol lysyltransferase domain-containing protein, whose amino-acid sequence MLQFHTPSYADKALFPSYSKHFAYEYFFSYVALWADAIGITICKTDTALYLHLEEDDCFLLPITDDLPKAIAELEKHCQESGQRFHLECVPMDEAKQLEAMGYTIEHVRNLDDYLYESQKLTKLSGRKLQSKRNHISQFERNYTYSVRPLCTKELRDECYKMASTTWLENKDSNTKEIKDELGALKRAFDHWDELGFVGILVCVDHHLTAFTVGEVIDDKLAIVHFEKGDTSYIGIYSVINQLFVSQYLSDVKYVNRQEDAGVEGLRKAKLSYKPDLMVEKYRVTKQ is encoded by the coding sequence ATGTTACAATTTCATACACCGTCCTATGCGGACAAAGCGCTTTTTCCCTCGTACAGCAAACACTTTGCCTACGAGTATTTTTTTTCCTATGTAGCTCTCTGGGCCGATGCAATCGGGATTACCATCTGCAAGACAGACACCGCACTCTATCTGCATCTTGAGGAAGACGACTGCTTCCTGCTGCCCATAACGGATGACCTTCCCAAAGCCATCGCTGAATTGGAAAAGCATTGCCAGGAGAGCGGTCAGCGGTTTCACTTGGAATGCGTCCCCATGGATGAGGCCAAGCAATTGGAAGCCATGGGCTACACCATCGAGCATGTCAGGAACCTTGACGACTATCTCTATGAGAGCCAAAAGCTGACCAAGCTCAGCGGAAGAAAGCTCCAATCGAAGCGGAATCACATCTCCCAATTTGAACGCAACTACACCTACTCGGTACGTCCGTTGTGTACCAAGGAGCTGAGGGATGAATGCTACAAGATGGCTTCCACCACATGGCTTGAAAACAAGGATAGCAACACCAAGGAGATCAAGGACGAACTGGGAGCCCTCAAGCGAGCATTCGACCACTGGGACGAACTTGGCTTTGTAGGAATCCTGGTATGTGTCGATCACCACCTCACTGCCTTTACCGTAGGGGAAGTCATCGATGACAAGCTGGCCATCGTCCACTTTGAAAAAGGTGACACCTCGTACATCGGCATCTACTCGGTCATCAACCAACTCTTCGTTTCCCAGTATCTTTCGGATGTGAAGTATGTGAACCGACAGGAAGACGCCGGAGTCGAAGGCCTGAGAAAAGCCAAACTCTCCTACAAACCCGACCTCATGGTCGAAAAGTACCGGGTTACCAAACAGTGA
- a CDS encoding GNAT family N-acetyltransferase, whose protein sequence is MIIEWATKDDHQMLKDLWKEVFNEEEAFLERFFSTRIRYEHIFVAREEGAIVSALHALPSTYLQQGTEHDCSFIVGAATYAPWRRKGIMGSLLQAVREAYSHPITLFPAVRPFYEANGYFTTSSLLQFPLGAMEETSVQVKPIVFSELNRIHRKAHEQNGALLRDEQGWKFLTDGYETIAVQDGYAFLSEGKAVEAFTLTKEAAVQLLGLLSERQVTAVQTLSTDPLAELLGQEKAMPIPMGMSTDQSMRGVYIAEQY, encoded by the coding sequence GTGATCATAGAATGGGCAACCAAAGATGACCATCAGATGCTCAAGGACCTGTGGAAAGAGGTCTTCAACGAGGAAGAAGCCTTTCTCGAACGCTTCTTCTCCACACGCATCCGTTATGAACACATCTTTGTTGCCCGGGAAGAAGGTGCTATCGTCAGCGCCCTCCACGCCCTTCCCTCCACCTATCTGCAACAGGGGACTGAGCATGACTGCTCCTTCATCGTAGGAGCGGCAACCTATGCCCCCTGGAGAAGGAAAGGCATCATGGGATCGCTGCTGCAGGCTGTCCGGGAAGCATATTCCCATCCCATCACCCTCTTTCCAGCAGTCAGACCCTTCTATGAGGCAAACGGCTACTTCACCACCTCCTCACTGCTGCAGTTCCCGCTCGGTGCTATGGAAGAAACATCTGTTCAGGTGAAGCCCATCGTGTTCTCCGAACTCAACCGGATCCATCGAAAGGCACATGAACAGAACGGCGCCCTCCTTCGTGACGAACAAGGGTGGAAGTTCCTCACCGACGGTTATGAGACTATCGCTGTACAGGATGGCTATGCCTTCCTCAGCGAGGGAAAAGCCGTGGAGGCCTTCACACTCACCAAGGAAGCTGCAGTGCAGTTGCTTGGTCTGCTTTCAGAACGTCAGGTTACTGCAGTGCAGACTCTTTCCACCGACCCATTGGCTGAGCTGTTGGGACAAGAAAAGGCAATGCCCATCCCGATGGGAATGAGCACTGACCAATCGATGCGTGGTGTCTACATAGCTGAACAATATTAG
- a CDS encoding Crp/Fnr family transcriptional regulator, whose amino-acid sequence MESLPNFPLLSLFDQARLEGGGAKRSSYGKGQLLYLADQVCTTLDVVLSGSISIQSIDAEGNVFKAKVLQAGEVYGATLLFGTHNRYPMQVVCDTPSEILHLKKSVVLQLCEENQQFLLVLLALISDRAHELGRTVSQLTAQSLKESLLGYLQTLSYQQGSATVILPSSKKELADRLGFARTSVSRALRAMEEEGLLSYEGRVVQLHISSKS is encoded by the coding sequence ATGGAAAGTCTACCCAATTTCCCTCTTCTTTCCCTTTTTGACCAGGCTCGCCTGGAGGGTGGAGGGGCAAAACGGTCGTCATATGGAAAGGGACAGCTGCTCTATCTTGCCGACCAGGTGTGCACTACCCTTGATGTGGTGCTCTCCGGTTCCATCTCCATCCAAAGCATCGACGCAGAGGGCAATGTCTTCAAGGCGAAAGTGCTGCAGGCAGGGGAGGTGTACGGGGCGACGCTGTTGTTCGGTACGCACAACCGCTATCCGATGCAGGTGGTCTGTGATACGCCTTCAGAAATTCTTCATCTGAAAAAATCAGTGGTTCTCCAGCTGTGCGAGGAGAACCAGCAGTTCTTGCTTGTCCTGCTTGCCCTCATCAGCGATCGTGCCCACGAGTTGGGCCGAACGGTTTCGCAGCTTACTGCGCAGAGCCTGAAAGAGAGCCTGTTGGGGTATCTGCAGACGCTCTCGTACCAACAGGGTTCGGCGACGGTGATCCTTCCCTCCAGCAAGAAGGAGCTTGCCGACCGCCTCGGCTTTGCCCGGACTTCGGTCAGCAGGGCGTTGAGAGCCATGGAGGAGGAAGGCCTTCTCAGCTATGAGGGAAGGGTGGTTCAGCTTCACATTTCTTCAAAGAGTTAA
- a CDS encoding cupin domain-containing protein, which yields MLETVYSYTKSVEKIVEKLVGDDQVMINHVVLAKGEALPEHYSDSNVYLIVVQGMLTIALEEDEPNHYQSQVVNVPFHTRMNISNTHAEPLEFFIVKAPHPRVYKAQNA from the coding sequence ATGTTGGAAACCGTATACAGCTACACAAAAAGTGTGGAAAAGATTGTGGAGAAGCTCGTTGGGGATGACCAGGTGATGATCAACCACGTGGTGCTTGCCAAAGGGGAAGCACTGCCCGAGCACTACTCCGACTCGAATGTCTACCTGATTGTCGTACAGGGAATGCTTACGATTGCGCTTGAAGAGGATGAGCCGAACCACTACCAGAGCCAGGTGGTGAATGTTCCCTTTCATACCAGGATGAACATCTCGAACACCCATGCAGAACCTTTGGAGTTCTTTATCGTCAAAGCCCCGCATCCACGGGTATACAAGGCACAAAACGCATGA
- a CDS encoding 4Fe-4S binding protein, with product MKRTIQIIVQVLFLMLFTALVITGKVQIWMAIFVASVLLSMLFSRFYCGWICPINTVIKPITYLKKKLRIKSLKTPSFLKNGVVRIIILAAFLALMAMVFRTGKKLPVLPALVGIGFFFSLFFEEALWHHWLCPYGAILSLPSRAARKAMVIDPNLCTNCTRCAKVCPSQAIVKEEKHRIIKNECLVCGACERVCTKGAIKYR from the coding sequence ATGAAACGCACCATCCAAATCATCGTCCAGGTCCTCTTCCTCATGCTTTTCACTGCCCTGGTGATTACCGGGAAGGTACAGATCTGGATGGCCATCTTCGTGGCCTCTGTTCTTCTGTCAATGCTCTTTTCCCGCTTCTACTGCGGGTGGATCTGCCCGATCAACACGGTGATCAAGCCCATCACCTACCTCAAGAAAAAGCTGAGGATCAAGAGCCTGAAGACACCCTCCTTCCTCAAGAACGGAGTGGTGCGCATCATCATCCTGGCAGCATTCCTCGCCCTGATGGCCATGGTCTTCAGGACAGGGAAGAAGCTCCCGGTCCTTCCTGCCCTGGTAGGCATCGGCTTCTTTTTCTCCCTCTTCTTCGAGGAAGCCCTGTGGCATCACTGGCTCTGCCCGTACGGAGCCATCCTCTCCCTGCCCTCAAGAGCAGCACGCAAAGCCATGGTGATCGACCCCAACCTGTGCACCAACTGCACACGCTGTGCCAAGGTTTGCCCCTCCCAGGCCATCGTGAAGGAAGAGAAGCACCGCATCATCAAAAACGAATGCTTGGTCTGCGGCGCCTGTGAGCGGGTCTGCACCAAGGGTGCGATCAAGTACCGCTGA
- a CDS encoding peroxiredoxin has translation MDEMQNYTSMPLIGDKAPSFHAVTTQGEINFPEDYKGKWVILFSHPADFTPVCTTEFMTFASMADEFKALNTELVGLSIDSLYAHIAWLRKIQELEWNGMKGIEVKFPVIEDIKMDVARKYGMLQSQSSTQAVRAVFVIDPNGVVRTILFYPASLGRNFDEIKRVVLALQKADKDKIATPANWRPGDDVIIPTPGSCGTAKERMESKDENQYCLDWFLCFRREKK, from the coding sequence ATGGACGAGATGCAGAACTACACCAGCATGCCTTTGATCGGGGACAAGGCTCCCAGTTTCCACGCGGTCACCACCCAGGGTGAGATCAACTTTCCTGAAGACTACAAAGGCAAGTGGGTCATTCTTTTCAGCCATCCGGCAGACTTCACTCCGGTCTGTACCACCGAGTTCATGACCTTTGCCTCCATGGCAGATGAGTTCAAGGCACTCAACACTGAGCTTGTAGGTCTTTCCATTGACTCACTGTATGCCCACATTGCATGGCTGCGAAAGATTCAGGAGCTGGAGTGGAACGGCATGAAGGGCATCGAGGTCAAGTTTCCCGTCATCGAGGACATCAAGATGGACGTGGCACGCAAGTACGGCATGCTCCAGTCCCAATCCTCCACCCAGGCTGTACGTGCAGTGTTTGTCATCGACCCCAACGGTGTGGTCAGGACCATTCTCTTCTATCCCGCTTCCCTTGGACGCAACTTTGACGAGATCAAGCGCGTTGTCCTCGCCCTCCAGAAGGCTGACAAGGACAAGATTGCAACTCCTGCAAACTGGAGACCCGGTGATGACGTCATCATCCCGACCCCGGGCAGCTGTGGAACCGCCAAGGAACGCATGGAGAGCAAGGATGAGAATCAGTACTGCCTCGACTGGTTCCTCTGCTTCCGGAGGGAAAAGAAGTAA
- a CDS encoding LacI family DNA-binding transcriptional regulator, whose protein sequence is MGKSVGRAEVAKAAGVSESTVSRALNDSPLISDEIKKKVRSVSEQLGYFPSRTATLFASNKSFAIGFVVPYYPSIMPFTRPYFPSLLDGLLLGSLEHNYTISIVFENHLGRYRSYYELINSHSYDGLVFAITKDQFPELQPLIDRALPFVLVNNYQAGAASIYARPDVGMTKAFDHATSLGHSHIGYITGDLQFKNGKDRLAMFEQLARRYHCTTTIVEGDFSRSSGFDAFQQLSHGPSLVMTASDRQAFGFFQACTEHGKRVPHDLSVIGYDNFQPASTSAPPLTTVNHPITEMGRQAVLMLVSMIEQGKAGEQKWADTDLVIRRSTTRCGGQG, encoded by the coding sequence ATGGGAAAGAGTGTAGGAAGAGCGGAAGTGGCAAAGGCGGCAGGGGTATCGGAATCGACGGTATCGCGTGCGCTCAACGACTCGCCGCTCATCAGTGATGAGATCAAGAAGAAGGTACGAAGCGTAAGCGAACAACTGGGATACTTCCCCAGTCGCACCGCCACGCTGTTTGCAAGCAACAAGAGCTTTGCCATCGGTTTTGTCGTCCCCTACTATCCAAGCATCATGCCCTTCACCCGCCCCTACTTTCCCAGCTTGCTCGATGGGTTGCTTTTAGGAAGCCTGGAGCACAACTATACGATCAGCATCGTGTTTGAGAACCATCTGGGTCGCTACCGCTCCTACTATGAGCTGATCAACAGCCACAGCTATGACGGACTGGTTTTCGCCATCACCAAGGACCAGTTTCCCGAGTTGCAGCCGCTCATCGACCGCGCCCTACCCTTTGTCCTGGTCAACAACTACCAGGCGGGGGCGGCAAGCATCTATGCCCGGCCTGATGTAGGAATGACCAAAGCCTTTGATCATGCAACCAGCCTCGGTCACTCGCACATCGGCTATATCACCGGGGACCTGCAGTTCAAGAACGGAAAGGATCGGCTTGCAATGTTCGAGCAGCTGGCAAGACGCTACCACTGCACCACCACCATTGTGGAAGGGGACTTCTCCCGCAGTTCAGGGTTTGATGCATTCCAGCAGCTTTCCCACGGGCCGTCCTTGGTCATGACAGCCAGCGACCGCCAGGCCTTCGGTTTCTTCCAGGCGTGCACCGAGCATGGAAAGCGGGTCCCCCATGATCTCTCGGTCATCGGATACGACAACTTCCAGCCGGCAAGCACCAGCGCACCACCCCTGACCACGGTGAACCATCCGATTACCGAGATGGGAAGACAGGCAGTCCTGATGCTGGTCAGCATGATCGAGCAAGGGAAGGCCGGCGAGCAGAAGTGGGCGGATACGGATCTGGTGATCCGACGTTCCACCACGCGCTGCGGAGGACAAGGATGA
- a CDS encoding Gfo/Idh/MocA family oxidoreductase, translating to MRLVMIGCGGMGNYQAKKFTELGVQIVGAIDHNEEHRSGFCAAYGVPHSLASLEDLPFFQGKADAISCCLSDSLHAVCCKQALGLGFAVFCEKPLATSMEEAASLSVQAKDLPFMVNFSKRSTPALAALKQVLEERTLGEIQQVEIAYLQSWQKSHVWGDPQEIFRWKWRLIPSYNPGGCLSDLGSHLLDILFLLFGTVDFEKTEKKVCDGVPLAYQATLTVGNATPCTLTCSYCDETWDDSLQLTVRGSLASASLNTSLDRKHIQFTTAGQESLPVSSPPLASAYQNFVRWVDGGVPGKPDLEDGLRVQALLEEMNR from the coding sequence ATGAGACTGGTCATGATCGGTTGTGGTGGCATGGGAAACTACCAGGCAAAGAAGTTCACCGAGTTGGGAGTGCAGATCGTGGGTGCCATCGACCACAACGAGGAGCACCGCAGTGGCTTCTGTGCTGCCTATGGTGTTCCCCATTCGTTGGCATCGCTGGAGGATCTTCCCTTCTTCCAAGGCAAGGCGGATGCCATCAGCTGCTGCCTGTCTGATTCGTTGCACGCTGTGTGCTGCAAGCAGGCCTTGGGTCTTGGCTTTGCAGTCTTTTGCGAAAAGCCGCTTGCCACGTCCATGGAAGAAGCCGCTTCCCTAAGCGTGCAGGCGAAGGATCTTCCCTTCATGGTCAATTTCTCCAAGCGCAGCACTCCCGCCCTTGCCGCACTCAAGCAGGTATTGGAAGAGAGAACGCTGGGAGAGATTCAGCAGGTTGAGATTGCCTATCTGCAAAGCTGGCAGAAGAGCCATGTCTGGGGTGACCCGCAGGAGATCTTCCGCTGGAAGTGGAGATTGATCCCCTCCTACAATCCCGGTGGGTGCCTCTCCGATTTGGGAAGCCATCTGCTGGACATCCTGTTTCTCCTCTTCGGTACGGTGGACTTCGAGAAAACGGAAAAGAAAGTCTGCGACGGTGTTCCTCTCGCATATCAGGCAACCCTGACGGTGGGAAATGCAACTCCTTGTACCCTTACCTGCTCATACTGTGATGAAACGTGGGACGATTCACTGCAGCTGACCGTGAGGGGAAGCCTTGCCTCAGCATCGCTGAACACCTCGCTCGACCGAAAGCACATCCAGTTCACCACAGCGGGACAAGAGAGCCTTCCGGTCAGTTCCCCTCCCCTTGCTTCTGCGTACCAGAACTTTGTTCGCTGGGTCGATGGAGGAGTACCGGGGAAACCAGACCTGGAGGATGGGCTTCGTGTCCAAGCATTGTTGGAGGAGATGAACCGATGA
- a CDS encoding sugar phosphate isomerase/epimerase: MSIAIGALVAAKELDREHLAFLKQMGCETVGITFWETLGETDLIALAELVNEAGLPVSALSVWGNPLANPSTAEGWKTLIRHASLFGSPFVTGFAGRVPNASVEESIPAWKDLFSDLLEEAYRCDCKGLLMENCRMGDVWKRGKWNIAINDDAWTLLFSNLDDERLGLEWEPCHQVEAFVDPLDQLRRWLPRIKHIHGKDACVDWTRLKTFGLYAKQKAIMTTLPGSGDTDWKALCTVLQNSGYEGSIDLETEGSSFFDDPPSKTQALSYLRSCRS, from the coding sequence ATGAGCATAGCGATAGGGGCTTTGGTGGCGGCAAAGGAACTGGACAGGGAGCACCTGGCCTTCCTGAAGCAAATGGGCTGTGAGACAGTCGGCATCACCTTCTGGGAAACACTGGGGGAGACAGACCTCATCGCTCTTGCAGAGCTGGTCAACGAAGCCGGACTTCCTGTTTCCGCCCTATCCGTCTGGGGAAACCCCTTGGCAAACCCCAGCACGGCAGAGGGTTGGAAGACCCTCATCCGACATGCTTCACTCTTTGGTTCTCCCTTCGTCACCGGCTTTGCAGGAAGAGTCCCCAATGCCAGCGTCGAAGAGTCGATCCCGGCTTGGAAAGATCTCTTCTCCGACTTGCTGGAGGAAGCATATCGCTGTGACTGCAAGGGACTGCTCATGGAGAACTGCAGGATGGGGGATGTGTGGAAACGGGGCAAGTGGAACATTGCCATCAATGATGATGCCTGGACGCTGCTCTTCTCCAATCTGGATGATGAACGGCTGGGCTTGGAGTGGGAGCCCTGCCACCAAGTCGAAGCATTCGTCGATCCCCTCGACCAACTGAGGCGTTGGTTGCCGAGGATCAAACACATCCACGGCAAGGATGCCTGCGTTGACTGGACCCGTCTCAAGACCTTTGGGCTCTATGCAAAGCAGAAAGCCATCATGACCACGCTCCCCGGCTCGGGCGATACCGACTGGAAGGCGCTTTGCACGGTGCTTCAGAACTCCGGCTATGAGGGAAGCATCGATCTGGAAACAGAAGGCTCTTCGTTCTTCGATGACCCTCCATCCAAAACCCAAGCTCTCTCCTACCTGAGATCCTGCAGGTCCTGA
- a CDS encoding Gfo/Idh/MocA family oxidoreductase, giving the protein MEQIAYGMIGGGPGAFIGDVHRKAIRIDGLAQLKAGCFSRDAAKSKAFGAELGIEADRLYTDYQQMAKAEAKRSDGIRFAVCVTPNASHYEICKAFLSEGIHVVCDKPLTWTIEQSQELSDICRKKGLLFAVTYTYTGYPAVKQMRKMVKDGMLGTIRFVNAEYPQDWLANPVDEHSSIAPWRMDPKVSGISNCLGDIGSHIENMVATVTGLKIKRVCARLDSLVEGRTLDDNASVMVEYENGAKGLYWSSQIAFGYDNALRIRVFGEKGGLEWAQEDPDHFYFTPKDSPKQKWSRGRDQFAPEAQQYSRVPSGHPEGLFEAFANIYKPFVLALAKHLKGEKLSSADLDFPSVEMGLDGVVFINKCVESSKAGSVWVNV; this is encoded by the coding sequence ATGGAACAGATTGCATACGGAATGATTGGAGGAGGACCAGGCGCTTTCATTGGGGATGTGCATAGGAAAGCCATCCGCATCGATGGGCTTGCACAGCTGAAAGCCGGTTGTTTTTCCCGTGATGCTGCAAAGTCGAAAGCCTTCGGCGCAGAACTGGGCATTGAAGCTGATCGCCTGTACACCGACTACCAACAGATGGCCAAGGCGGAAGCAAAACGCAGCGATGGCATCAGATTCGCCGTCTGCGTAACCCCGAATGCCTCACACTATGAGATCTGCAAGGCCTTCCTCTCCGAGGGTATCCATGTTGTCTGTGACAAGCCTCTGACCTGGACGATTGAACAAAGCCAGGAGCTTTCCGACATCTGCAGAAAGAAGGGACTGCTGTTTGCCGTCACCTATACCTATACCGGCTATCCTGCGGTGAAGCAGATGCGCAAGATGGTGAAGGACGGTATGCTCGGAACAATCCGTTTCGTAAACGCAGAGTATCCGCAGGACTGGCTTGCCAACCCGGTTGACGAGCACAGTTCGATAGCTCCTTGGCGCATGGACCCGAAGGTTTCGGGCATCTCCAACTGCCTTGGGGACATCGGGAGCCATATTGAGAATATGGTGGCAACCGTCACCGGCCTGAAGATCAAGCGTGTCTGTGCACGCCTGGACTCCCTGGTCGAAGGACGGACATTGGATGACAATGCATCGGTCATGGTTGAGTACGAGAACGGGGCGAAGGGCCTGTACTGGTCAAGCCAGATTGCATTCGGGTATGACAATGCCCTGAGAATCCGGGTCTTTGGGGAGAAGGGTGGCCTTGAATGGGCCCAGGAAGACCCCGACCACTTCTATTTCACCCCCAAGGATAGTCCGAAACAGAAATGGAGCCGTGGCCGCGACCAGTTTGCACCGGAAGCCCAGCAGTATTCGCGTGTTCCCAGTGGACACCCGGAGGGGCTGTTCGAAGCGTTTGCAAACATTTACAAACCGTTCGTACTTGCCCTGGCAAAGCATCTGAAAGGAGAGAAGCTCTCCTCTGCAGACCTGGACTTCCCCAGCGTGGAGATGGGCCTGGACGGCGTAGTGTTCATCAACAAGTGCGTAGAAAGCAGCAAGGCTGGCTCCGTGTGGGTCAACGTATAA